TCCAGATCAGATAAAGGCCAAAGCGCGGTGGAGTTGAGATGAAATCGTTGGAGCCAAACGCGCCTGTCGACCGGCTGAAGATCGGTTTCGTGCTCGCGAAATCGTTCACGCTCTCTGCCTTCGCCCTCTTCGTCGACACGCTCCGCCTGGCGAGCGACGAATTCGACAGGTCAGGCCGGGTACTGGCCGACTGGGAGGTGCTCGGCAGCACGCGGCATCTGACAACGTCCAGTTGCGGCGTCAAGCTCGCGCCGACATCGGACTTCGTTGATCCCAGCCAGTTCCAGTACATTGTCGTGGTCGGCGGTCTGCTCAACAACGGTCCATCCGTCGACCAGGAAACGGTCGACTTCCTGAAGAAGGCATCGACAAAAAAGGTCAAGCTGATCGGTGTGTGCACCGGCTCCTTCATCCTTGCCGAAATCGGCCTGATGAAGGAGCACCGGACCTGCGTCAGTTGGCTGCACTACAACACGTTTCGCGAGCGCTTCCCCGACCACCAGGTTCGGTCCGATCGGATTTTCAACCTCGACCGGACAAGGGGCTCCTGCGCCGGCGGCAGCAGCGCCGCCGACATGGCGGCATTGATCGTCCGTCGTCACATCAGCAAGGAAGCCGAGCGCAATGCGCTCGAGGTTCTCCACATTGAAAAGGCGCGAACCGCGCTTGCCATCCAGACCCGCAAGCCGCTCTCCATCGAGTGCAAGGATCCAAGGATTAGGGCCGTGCTGATCATGATGGAGCAGCATATCGAGGGTCGATTGCCGATCGAGGAACTCGCCGCATCGGTCGGGCTCTCCAGACGACAGCTCGAGCGCCTGTTTATGGGGGAAACCAAAAGCTCCCCCGCCCTCGTCTACCGACGGGTGCGGATGGAACGCGCCAAGCAACTGCTCATCAAGACTAAAGCCTCCTTGATCGAAGTAGCGCTCGAAGTCGGCTTTGAAAACGCCTCCCACTTCTCCCGCGCCTTCTCCCAGACATTTGGAAAAAGCCCAACGAGGATGCGCGCTACCGAGTTGAGCTAGCGGGCACTTTGACAATTTGGTGAGATACGTTCCCCAGATTACGATTCATTGATCGCCTTGCAGGGATGCGAAACCGGCGTCCCGTCGCCACATTCGGCTAAGCGCTGAGGAAGATTTGGATACCAGCGACGCAAACAGCACGGTCCTATAACGTCGCAAGGTCGCGCGGCCACATCGCGTTGGCATTCGCTCGGAAGCGACTGAACTACGAGATTTCAATCAACGTGTACAGGACCGGCGATGGAAATAGGTGTTCGCGTCCGGCTGGTTTGGTGTTGTGCAGCTATCTGAAGCTGGCTATTCAGGCAGGCGCGATGGGGAAGCTTTGATGACCACAAATCTCGAGAGGCAGTTCGACACGGCAATGATGTCGATCTACCAGCGGGCCAAGACCGAGGCCAGATACAATGCCAACGTTTTTCTGGGTATGCTGAATGATCGCGGGGGGCTTGCAACGGCGCGCTATCTCATAAATGCCACGTCACCTTCCGAGGGATACACGAACCTTTGGGAGCGCAACAGGCTCGATCTCACCGTGGAGGCACTGGTGCTCGACAACAGCAAGTGGCGTTCGCTCTTTACGGAGAATGAGCTTGCCAAAGCCAGGGCCCGGCTTGTCGCTTATAACTACCAGTTTCCGCATTGAATGCTGAGGCCGTCTCCCTGGCATTGTCACCGCCGCTCAACGATGCACATCCGCAGAATGGGTCGGGATACCGGTTGCCGGGCAAGCTGAAAAGCGCCTGATTGCAGGTCCCGCTTCGACTAGGCCGGGAGATACACGACCTGTCCCTCGGACCGACCGCAACGAGCGTCTTGTCATCGAGGAAAACCAATCCCGGGACCTCGCCCGGAAGCGTCGCGGTGGTTTCGATCTGCTGCACGGCCTGCCCGTCGCGGGTGTCCAGAAGGGCGATGGTGCTTTCATCGGCACCAATCGCAAGAAGCGGGCTTGAAGGCGCAATGGCACAGGCCCTGAGATCCGAATATCTCAGATGCTCTTCCAGATTCCAGATTACTCGGGACCACAGGGCATCGCGGTCGAAGATGTAGCGCCTGATGACGTCGTCTTGCGCAACGGCGAGCAGTGCTGCCCGGGTCCCAGCCGCGGTTTGGGGTCATTGCTGGAGGGGTTCCAGTGGGCGCTTTCGAGCGGTGCAAACGTGATCTCGACGTCGCTCGGCTTCGATTTCCCGAGCTATTGCGAGTGGCTGGTGGAAAAAGGGTACGCACCAGAAGCAGCGACCTCTCAAGCGCTCGAAACCTTCATTCCATCCGATCGGGCCGGGAACATCACCGGGCAATCGTTGGGTGTCGATCGTGGAGAGGTACCGTGGTGAACTCGCTGGCAGGTAAAAGAGCGCTCATCACGGGCGCGGCAAGTGGGATCGGCCTTGATTTGACGACGCACGGCGACGCTTTCGAAATCCTGCCCTGCGATCTAAGCGTTGAGGAGAGGGTGGCCGCCGCGATGCGGCAAGCCGCCGCCGCCAGATTGGCCGGTCTCGATATCCTTGTCAACAATGCGGGCGTCATGGAGGAGGCTCCGCTGGGCGCGATCTCCGCCGCGCAGGTCGACAGAATGTTTGCGGTCAACGTAAGGGGCGCGATCTTCACGACGCGAGAGGCCCTTCCCCATCTGCCTGACGGCGGAAGAATCTTTAACGTCGTGTCGGAACTGGCCTATATCGGCCGCACCAATGCATCGGTATATTGCGCTACGAAGGCTGCACGTCTGGCGCTTACCCGCTCATGGGCGCGCGAACTTGCGCCGCGCATCCTCGTCAACGCTGTTGCGCCTGGTCCGACCGACACGCCGTTGCTTGGTTTCGAAACCATGGACGATCGTATGCGAGAGATGGAAACAGCAAACCCCCTTGGGCGCATCGGTCGACCGGAGGAGGTCGCAGCCGCGATAGTGTTCCTAACGGGGCCAAGTGCGTCGCTGTTCGTGGGTCAGTGCATTGGCCCGAACGGCGCTGTCATGTTCTGATGCATCGCCAGCGATTGCGCGCGGCGCACAATCTTCGGCTCGGTCTGTCATCTGGTGGTGCGTTTCTAGCGATGGAAGTGAGGTTTGAAGCATTACACGTCAACAGCGCGTTCTCGCGTTTGGGCGGTAATCTCGATCAAACGGAGGAAACCATGGACGAAAGCGGATTGCA
The sequence above is drawn from the Rhizobium binae genome and encodes:
- a CDS encoding GlxA family transcriptional regulator, with amino-acid sequence MKSLEPNAPVDRLKIGFVLAKSFTLSAFALFVDTLRLASDEFDRSGRVLADWEVLGSTRHLTTSSCGVKLAPTSDFVDPSQFQYIVVVGGLLNNGPSVDQETVDFLKKASTKKVKLIGVCTGSFILAEIGLMKEHRTCVSWLHYNTFRERFPDHQVRSDRIFNLDRTRGSCAGGSSAADMAALIVRRHISKEAERNALEVLHIEKARTALAIQTRKPLSIECKDPRIRAVLIMMEQHIEGRLPIEELAASVGLSRRQLERLFMGETKSSPALVYRRVRMERAKQLLIKTKASLIEVALEVGFENASHFSRAFSQTFGKSPTRMRATELS
- a CDS encoding S8/S53 family peptidase, translating into MLFQIPDYSGPQGIAVEDVAPDDVVLRNGEQCCPGPSRGLGSLLEGFQWALSSGANVISTSLGFDFPSYCEWLVEKGYAPEAATSQALETFIPSDRAGNITGQSLGVDRGEVPW
- a CDS encoding SDR family NAD(P)-dependent oxidoreductase, producing the protein MVNSLAGKRALITGAASGIGLDLTTHGDAFEILPCDLSVEERVAAAMRQAAAARLAGLDILVNNAGVMEEAPLGAISAAQVDRMFAVNVRGAIFTTREALPHLPDGGRIFNVVSELAYIGRTNASVYCATKAARLALTRSWARELAPRILVNAVAPGPTDTPLLGFETMDDRMREMETANPLGRIGRPEEVAAAIVFLTGPSASLFVGQCIGPNGAVMF